The bacterium genome contains a region encoding:
- the efp gene encoding Elongation factor P — protein sequence MISANDLRPGKAFKWDGSLYKCTEYAHVKPGKGPAFVRVKLLNIETGANVEHTLKPELKFEELRVENRPAAFLYANGDTFVFMDSESFEQHELTGDFIGKPKQFLKENMEVTLIHADGRIIDCELPSHVVTSIIYTEPGMKGDTATGATKPAQVEGGATINVPLFVEIGDRVKVDTREVKYLERVRD from the coding sequence ATGATCTCCGCCAACGACCTGAGGCCCGGGAAGGCCTTCAAGTGGGATGGCTCCCTGTACAAGTGTACGGAGTACGCCCATGTGAAGCCCGGCAAGGGACCTGCTTTCGTCCGAGTCAAGCTGTTGAACATCGAGACCGGCGCGAATGTCGAACATACCCTCAAGCCGGAACTGAAATTCGAGGAACTGCGGGTCGAAAATCGGCCGGCGGCTTTCCTGTACGCCAACGGCGACACCTTCGTCTTCATGGACAGCGAGAGCTTTGAACAGCACGAACTGACCGGCGATTTCATCGGGAAGCCGAAGCAGTTCCTCAAGGAAAACATGGAGGTCACCCTGATTCATGCCGACGGTCGCATCATCGATTGCGAGCTGCCGAGCCATGTCGTGACCTCCATCATCTATACCGAGCCGGGCATGAAGGGGGACACCGCCACCGGTGCCACCAAGCCGGCGCAGGTCGAAGGGGGCGCGACCATCAACGTGCCGCTTTTCGTCGAAATCGGCGACCGTGTCAAGGTCGATACCCGGGAAGTGAAGTACCTGGAGCGGGTCCGGGACTGA
- the fabG_3 gene encoding 3-oxoacyl-[acyl-carrier-protein] reductase FabG, with protein MFDLSGKTALVTGASRGIGSGVARRLAAAGAFVWVHYNASRDSADALAAEIRTNGGKAEVIGGNVAQPEAVEAMFATIEAQAPVDILVNNAGINIEQHLVRMSDEEIQAVLSTNLFGTIYCTRRALPNMRKARWGRLVHMSSIVANLGSPMQTIYCTSKSALFGFSKALTKEYANRGITSNVIMPGLIDTDMTRAMPEEQLKAILAGIPAGRMGTTEDIAAAVHFLVSPEASFISGAEIAVNGGAL; from the coding sequence ATGTTTGATCTGTCCGGCAAAACGGCATTGGTGACTGGCGCGAGCCGGGGGATTGGCAGCGGAGTCGCCCGACGTCTCGCGGCCGCCGGAGCGTTTGTGTGGGTCCACTACAACGCAAGTCGCGACTCTGCCGATGCCCTGGCGGCGGAGATTCGCACGAATGGCGGAAAGGCGGAGGTGATAGGGGGCAATGTTGCTCAGCCTGAAGCGGTGGAGGCGATGTTCGCGACCATCGAAGCGCAGGCCCCTGTCGATATTCTGGTCAACAATGCCGGCATCAATATCGAGCAACACCTGGTGCGGATGTCGGATGAGGAGATCCAGGCGGTCCTCTCCACGAATCTCTTCGGCACGATCTATTGCACGCGACGCGCCCTGCCGAACATGCGCAAGGCGCGGTGGGGACGGCTGGTACACATGTCATCCATCGTCGCGAATCTCGGCTCGCCCATGCAGACGATCTACTGCACCTCCAAGAGTGCACTCTTTGGGTTCTCGAAGGCCCTGACAAAGGAATATGCGAACCGGGGGATTACCAGCAACGTCATCATGCCCGGACTCATCGATACTGATATGACCAGGGCAATGCCGGAAGAGCAGCTGAAGGCCATCCTCGCGGGGATACCTGCCGGACGCATGGGCACGACCGAAGACATCGCGGCGGCGGTCCACTTCCTGGTGTCACCGGAAGCATCGTTCATCAGCGGCGCGGAGATCGCCGTGAACGGTGGCGCGCTCTGA